One Micromonospora craniellae genomic region harbors:
- a CDS encoding phytoene desaturase family protein encodes MRGEVPGRADVVIVGSGHNGLVSAILLSRAGLDVLVLEAADVIGGATRTENPFPRVPGLRHSTGSYLLGLMPPELLAALDVRIPVRRRDPHYFLPTPGGIGSPYLLFGTDAPATRAQLAEFFSPADVAADDALQAELAALREDLSPAWLAEPMPVEETADRYVRPELRQVFVDLVRGSVADHLARFDFRSELLVSMYAVTDGLSGLNAGPDDPGTGHNFLVHNMCRLPGSDGTWMIAEGGMGTVSRTFADAARASGARIVTGTPVTAITLDGGAASGVVLADGRQVDAEVVLGACDPYRLMALLPDGALPAELGERMAAVRRTGTTLKLNLALRDLPRFSCLPPDAPSPFGSTIHLLPGSASLAGGGGESPMAALRAMWADVQAGRLPAEPTIEWYLHTTVDPSLADPDGHHSSALFVQSVPYELAGTTWDAALPGYVARLVEICERYAPGTGDLIADAVPLPPPGIEAHFGITGGHIHHVDNTVSFTDRMPYATGVDGVYAGSAGCHPAGSVIGAAGHNAAQRILADLGR; translated from the coding sequence ATGAGGGGTGAGGTTCCAGGGCGCGCGGACGTGGTCATCGTCGGATCCGGACACAACGGGTTGGTCTCTGCCATCCTGCTGTCCCGAGCCGGCCTGGACGTGCTGGTGCTGGAGGCCGCCGACGTGATCGGCGGGGCCACCCGCACCGAGAACCCCTTCCCCAGGGTGCCCGGGCTGCGCCACTCCACCGGGTCGTACCTGCTCGGTCTGATGCCCCCGGAACTGCTGGCCGCGCTCGACGTCCGCATCCCGGTGCGCCGCCGCGACCCGCACTACTTCCTGCCCACACCGGGCGGCATCGGGTCGCCGTACCTCCTCTTCGGCACCGACGCCCCGGCCACCCGGGCCCAACTCGCCGAGTTCTTCTCCCCCGCCGACGTGGCCGCCGACGACGCGTTGCAGGCCGAGCTGGCCGCCCTGCGCGAGGACCTCTCCCCGGCCTGGCTGGCCGAGCCGATGCCCGTGGAGGAGACCGCCGACCGCTACGTCCGGCCCGAGCTGCGCCAGGTCTTCGTCGACCTGGTACGCGGCTCGGTCGCCGACCACCTCGCCCGCTTCGACTTCCGCTCCGAGCTGCTGGTCAGCATGTACGCGGTCACCGACGGCCTGTCCGGGCTCAACGCCGGGCCGGACGACCCCGGCACCGGGCACAACTTCCTGGTGCACAACATGTGCCGGCTGCCCGGCTCGGACGGCACGTGGATGATCGCCGAAGGCGGGATGGGCACCGTGTCGCGTACCTTCGCCGACGCGGCGCGGGCCTCCGGTGCCCGGATCGTCACCGGTACGCCGGTCACCGCGATCACCCTCGACGGCGGTGCCGCGTCCGGCGTCGTCCTCGCCGACGGGCGGCAGGTCGACGCCGAGGTGGTGCTGGGCGCCTGCGACCCGTACCGGCTGATGGCGCTGCTGCCCGACGGCGCGTTGCCGGCCGAACTCGGCGAGCGGATGGCGGCGGTCCGGCGCACCGGCACCACGCTCAAACTCAACCTGGCGCTGCGCGACCTGCCCCGCTTCTCCTGCCTGCCGCCGGATGCGCCGAGCCCCTTCGGGTCGACCATCCACCTGCTGCCCGGGTCGGCGTCGCTGGCCGGTGGTGGGGGCGAGTCGCCGATGGCGGCGCTGCGCGCCATGTGGGCCGACGTGCAGGCAGGGCGGCTGCCGGCGGAGCCGACCATCGAGTGGTACCTGCACACCACCGTCGACCCGTCACTGGCCGACCCGGACGGGCACCACTCGTCGGCGCTGTTCGTCCAGTCCGTGCCGTACGAGCTGGCCGGCACCACCTGGGACGCGGCGCTGCCCGGGTACGTCGCACGGCTGGTGGAGATCTGCGAGCGGTACGCCCCCGGCACCGGCGACCTGATCGCCGACGCGGTGCCGCTGCCGCCCCCCGGCATCGAGGCGCACTTCGGCATCACCGGCGGGCACATCCACCACGTCGACAACACCGTCTCGTTCACCGACCGGATGCCGTACGCCACCGGCGTCGACGGGGTGTACGCGGGCAGCGCGGGCTGCCACCCGGCCGGCAGCGTGATCGGCGCCGCCGGGCACAACGCCGCCCAGCGCATCCTCGCCGACCTCGGCCGCTGA
- a CDS encoding Rieske 2Fe-2S domain-containing protein, giving the protein MRVTGTGHASMRIDTAAGSILCDPWVNPAYFASWFPFPDNSLLDWETLGDVDYLYVSHLHRDHFDAAHLKRYVSKKATVLLPEFPTSEMEDEFRALGFTKFLKTRNEEVYELDGGLKIMIQALTSPTDGPIGDSSLWVEHDGVRLLNQNDARPTDLSTFAELGHVHAHLLQFSGAIWYPMVYELPQSAKTAFGKQKRDRQFDRTWRYIDDLKADHVFPIAGPPCFLDDELWQFNDIFGDEGNIFPDQSVFLSEYAKVGGTNGIVLLPGSVSEVTTEGATTTHPAPIEEFFANKVAHLEEMRERKRPVIEAEKASWRHPEVDVLKEMKRRIEPLLDESIYLAKGVGGPVRFDLVGYDGESIESIVVDFPGKQVRPYADEKVRYRFRTERALVEHLLHIGEVDWVNSLFLSCRFSAARIGQYNEFVYAFFKCLSTERLQYAEGWYDEHERAVDAEDITLGDWVVQRRCPHLKADLSRFGIVEGDQLTCQLHGWRFDLPSGRCLTSVGHKVRAHRAGDQAPETAQTS; this is encoded by the coding sequence GTGCGAGTGACCGGGACCGGGCACGCGAGCATGCGGATCGACACGGCGGCGGGAAGCATCCTGTGCGACCCGTGGGTGAACCCGGCCTACTTCGCCTCCTGGTTCCCGTTCCCGGACAACTCGCTGCTCGACTGGGAGACCCTCGGCGACGTCGACTACCTGTACGTCTCGCACCTGCACCGGGACCACTTCGACGCGGCCCATCTCAAGCGGTACGTGTCGAAGAAGGCCACCGTGCTGCTGCCGGAGTTCCCCACCTCGGAGATGGAGGACGAGTTCCGGGCGCTGGGCTTCACGAAGTTCCTCAAGACCCGCAACGAGGAGGTGTACGAGCTGGACGGTGGCCTGAAGATCATGATTCAGGCGCTGACCAGCCCGACCGACGGCCCGATCGGTGACTCGTCGCTCTGGGTGGAGCACGACGGTGTCCGGCTGCTGAACCAGAACGACGCCCGTCCCACCGACCTGAGCACCTTCGCCGAGCTGGGTCACGTGCACGCGCACCTGCTCCAGTTCTCCGGCGCGATCTGGTACCCGATGGTGTACGAGCTGCCGCAGTCGGCGAAGACCGCGTTCGGCAAGCAGAAGCGGGACCGGCAGTTCGACCGCACCTGGCGTTACATCGACGACCTCAAGGCCGACCACGTCTTCCCGATCGCCGGCCCGCCGTGCTTCCTCGACGACGAGCTGTGGCAGTTCAACGACATCTTCGGTGACGAGGGGAACATCTTTCCCGACCAGTCGGTCTTCCTGAGCGAGTACGCCAAGGTCGGCGGCACCAACGGCATCGTGCTGCTGCCCGGCAGCGTCTCCGAGGTGACCACCGAGGGAGCGACCACCACCCACCCGGCGCCGATCGAGGAGTTCTTCGCGAACAAGGTCGCCCACCTGGAGGAGATGCGCGAGCGCAAGCGGCCGGTGATCGAGGCGGAGAAGGCGTCCTGGCGGCACCCCGAGGTGGACGTGCTCAAGGAGATGAAGCGGCGGATCGAGCCGCTGCTGGACGAGTCGATCTACCTCGCCAAGGGCGTCGGCGGCCCGGTCCGCTTCGACCTGGTGGGCTACGACGGCGAGAGCATCGAATCCATCGTGGTCGACTTCCCCGGCAAGCAGGTCCGGCCGTACGCGGACGAGAAGGTGCGCTACCGGTTCCGTACCGAGCGGGCGCTGGTGGAGCACCTGCTGCACATCGGTGAGGTGGACTGGGTCAACTCGCTCTTCCTCTCCTGCCGCTTCTCGGCCGCCCGGATCGGCCAGTACAACGAGTTCGTGTACGCCTTCTTCAAGTGCCTCTCCACCGAGCGCCTCCAGTACGCCGAGGGCTGGTACGACGAGCACGAGCGGGCGGTGGACGCCGAGGACATCACGTTGGGCGACTGGGTGGTGCAGCGGCGCTGCCCGCACCTGAAGGCCGACCTGAGCCGGTTCGGCATCGTCGAGGGCGACCAGCTCACCTGCCAGCTGCACGGGTGGCGTTTCGACCTGCCCAGCGGCCGCTGCCTGACCAGCGTCGGGCACAAGGTCCGCGCGCACCGCGCCGGCGACCAGGCGCCGGAGACTGCCCAGACGAGCTGA
- a CDS encoding DUF2631 domain-containing protein: MAGSEPVTSPDQHKPGHRKAGRIGAVVTALAMLAMLCGNHEGRVEDLWLVGVAALLLLIVIGDTVLRRNGLRS; encoded by the coding sequence GTGGCGGGAAGCGAGCCGGTAACGTCGCCAGACCAGCACAAGCCCGGGCATCGCAAGGCCGGGCGGATCGGCGCGGTCGTCACCGCGCTCGCGATGCTGGCCATGCTCTGCGGCAACCACGAGGGCAGGGTCGAGGACCTCTGGCTGGTCGGGGTGGCCGCGCTCCTGCTGCTCATCGTGATCGGCGACACGGTGCTGCGGCGCAACGGCCTGCGCTCCTGA
- a CDS encoding DivIVA domain-containing protein — MASQGQRFRRKALRRGYKVDEVDAFLDRVEATLAGQPVGAPVVSQEVHDVVFRVRFNGYDEWQVDLHLDRVERQLAELEERGGAAARGSDSGMGSPDRMGPPDRMGSPDRMGPPDRMGPPDRMGPPDRMGSPDRMGPPDRMGPPMRDERGMAPVSQPPMPPRSMPAQAGPPYGRYDEPTGAFAGGYDSPRGGYDGPRGGGPMGHGGPMGPPGSQMGHGGPPSRGLPAGPGGYGGPPSEGRGGYGPPDGPGGYGSSEGPGGYGSPDYGPGGYGPPEGRGGYGPPDEPRFDGFEAGRRGRADMTAEIRMPDRDARRGPQGGPPGPPQQAIGGPSIGVPAIGGPSAVGGPPMAGPPGSDLYRVDEIRRSFQVRRFGSGYDPDQVDRFFDSLLGGMAGRNSMPVNPKDLDTLRFGLVQGGYFEAEVDAALKNVQDILFGR, encoded by the coding sequence GTGGCGAGTCAGGGTCAGCGTTTCCGGCGTAAGGCGCTTCGCCGGGGCTACAAGGTTGACGAGGTGGACGCTTTCCTGGACCGGGTCGAGGCGACCCTCGCGGGTCAGCCCGTCGGTGCCCCGGTGGTCTCGCAGGAGGTCCACGACGTCGTCTTCCGGGTCCGCTTCAACGGCTACGACGAGTGGCAGGTCGACCTGCACCTCGACCGGGTCGAGCGGCAGCTGGCCGAGTTGGAGGAGCGCGGCGGCGCGGCTGCCCGGGGCAGCGACTCCGGGATGGGCTCGCCGGATCGGATGGGGCCGCCGGATCGGATGGGCTCGCCGGATCGGATGGGGCCGCCGGATCGGATGGGGCCGCCGGATCGGATGGGGCCGCCGGATCGGATGGGCTCGCCGGACCGCATGGGCCCGCCGGATCGGATGGGCCCGCCGATGCGCGACGAACGAGGCATGGCGCCGGTGTCGCAGCCGCCGATGCCGCCCCGGTCGATGCCGGCACAGGCCGGTCCGCCCTACGGCCGCTACGACGAACCGACCGGTGCCTTCGCCGGCGGGTACGACTCCCCGCGCGGCGGGTACGACGGGCCGCGCGGTGGCGGTCCGATGGGGCACGGTGGGCCGATGGGGCCCCCCGGCAGCCAGATGGGGCACGGCGGCCCGCCGTCGCGTGGCCTGCCCGCCGGTCCCGGTGGTTACGGTGGTCCGCCGTCGGAGGGCCGGGGTGGCTACGGTCCGCCGGACGGCCCAGGTGGTTACGGCTCGTCGGAAGGTCCGGGCGGTTACGGCTCGCCGGACTACGGCCCGGGCGGTTACGGTCCGCCGGAGGGCCGGGGTGGCTACGGCCCGCCGGACGAGCCGCGGTTCGACGGCTTCGAGGCCGGTCGGCGCGGCCGCGCCGACATGACCGCGGAGATCCGGATGCCGGACCGCGACGCGCGCCGTGGTCCGCAGGGGGGCCCGCCCGGTCCGCCGCAGCAGGCGATCGGCGGCCCGTCGATTGGCGTGCCCGCGATTGGCGGTCCGTCAGCCGTGGGCGGTCCGCCGATGGCCGGGCCGCCCGGCAGCGACCTCTACCGGGTGGACGAGATCCGGCGCAGCTTCCAGGTGCGCCGCTTCGGCAGCGGGTACGACCCCGACCAGGTGGACCGGTTCTTCGACAGCCTGCTCGGTGGGATGGCCGGACGGAACTCGATGCCGGTGAACCCGAAGGACCTGGACACGCTCCGGTTCGGGCTGGTGCAGGGCGGCTACTTCGAGGCCGAGGTCGACGCCGCGTTGAAGAACGTGCAGGACATTCTCTTCGGCCGTTGA
- the rlmN gene encoding 23S rRNA (adenine(2503)-C(2))-methyltransferase RlmN yields the protein MTSLPLIPVDPDAPGARRAAMPPQHLADLDLDGRRELVTELGEPAFRARQISTHYFGRLVRDPALMTDLPAASRDRLTDRLLPRLLNPVREMACDDGATRKALWRLHDGSLVESVLMGYPDRVTVCISSQAGCGMACPFCATGQAGLTRNLSTAEIVDQAVYLAGVAASGAVAGSPPRLSHVVFMGMGEPLANYNRVIAAVRRLVAPAPEGLGLSQRHITVSTVGLVPAIHRLASEDLSVTLALSLHAPDDELRDELVPVNQRWRVSEVLAAAWAYAARTGRRVSIEYAMIKDVNDQPWRADLLGRLLAGKLAHVNLIPLNPTPGSRWDASPKPVEREFVRRLRDAGVSTTVRDTRGREIDGACGQLAAAEDRGTDPAGEMSA from the coding sequence ATGACGAGTCTGCCCCTGATTCCGGTCGACCCGGACGCGCCCGGCGCGCGCCGGGCGGCGATGCCACCGCAACACCTCGCCGACCTCGACCTCGACGGCCGCAGAGAACTGGTGACGGAGCTGGGTGAACCGGCTTTCCGGGCCCGCCAGATCTCCACCCACTACTTCGGCCGGCTGGTGCGTGACCCGGCTCTGATGACCGACCTGCCGGCGGCGTCCCGCGACCGTTTGACCGACCGGCTGCTGCCCCGGCTGCTCAACCCGGTGCGGGAGATGGCCTGCGACGACGGGGCGACCCGGAAGGCGCTCTGGCGGCTGCACGACGGCTCGCTGGTGGAGAGCGTGCTGATGGGCTACCCGGACCGGGTCACGGTCTGCATCTCCAGCCAGGCCGGGTGCGGCATGGCCTGCCCGTTCTGCGCCACGGGCCAGGCCGGGCTGACCCGCAACCTCTCCACCGCCGAGATCGTCGACCAGGCGGTGTACCTGGCCGGGGTGGCCGCCTCCGGCGCGGTCGCCGGGTCGCCGCCGCGACTCTCGCACGTGGTCTTCATGGGCATGGGGGAGCCGCTGGCCAACTACAACCGGGTGATCGCCGCGGTCCGTCGGCTGGTCGCCCCGGCCCCCGAGGGCCTCGGCCTGTCGCAGCGTCACATCACCGTCTCCACGGTCGGCCTGGTACCCGCCATTCACCGGCTGGCCAGCGAAGACCTGTCGGTGACTCTTGCGTTGTCGCTGCACGCGCCCGATGATGAGCTTCGCGACGAACTCGTGCCGGTCAACCAGCGCTGGAGGGTGTCCGAGGTGCTGGCGGCGGCCTGGGCCTACGCGGCCCGGACAGGGCGTCGCGTGTCGATCGAATACGCGATGATCAAGGACGTGAACGACCAGCCGTGGCGAGCGGATCTGCTCGGGCGGCTGCTGGCCGGCAAGCTGGCCCACGTGAACCTGATTCCGCTCAACCCGACTCCGGGCAGCCGCTGGGACGCCAGCCCGAAGCCGGTCGAGCGGGAGTTCGTCCGGCGGTTGCGCGACGCCGGGGTGTCCACCACGGTGCGGGACACCCGAGGTCGCGAGATCGACGGGGCGTGTGGGCAGTTGGCCGCCGCTGAGGACAGGGGCACCGACCCGGCCGGGGAGATGTCAGCGTGA